One window of the Bombus huntii isolate Logan2020A unplaced genomic scaffold, iyBomHunt1.1 ctg00000096.1, whole genome shotgun sequence genome contains the following:
- the LOC126876810 gene encoding uncharacterized protein LOC126876810: MGDLPEARITESRPFRNVGIDYCGPFYIKERRDRNRRKIKTYAAIFVCLATKAVHIELVSDLTTDAFLAALRRFISRRGYCATILTDNGTNFVGANRELQELRTLLQSDDHQDRVQNFLADRQIQWRFNPPNSPHFGGLWEAAVKSFKRHLIRVVGTELLTFEHLNTLVIEIEAILNSRPLTPISSDPKDPPVLTPGHFLIGDTLTSLRERDFRTVPSGRLSSWQRIHQIKQHFWSRWYREYLNELTRRSKWDKGKHNIHEGTVVILREDNVPSMQWPLGRVIKVHPGADGIIRTATVQTATSILDRGVKRLVPLPIHPDPDEAERPHGAKEVTNDTPDSTARI, translated from the coding sequence ATGGGTGATTTGCCAGAGGCGCGTATTACCGAATCGCGGCCGTTCAGGAACGTCGGAATCGACTACTGCGGCCCATTCTACATCAAGGAGAGGAGGGACCGCAACCGACGTAAAATCAAGACGTACGCCGCCATATTCGTTTGTCTGGCGACAAAGGCGGTCCACATAGAGTTAGTCAGCGACCTAACCACCGACGCCTTCTTGGCCGCGCTACGCCGTTTCATCTCGCGGCGAGGATACTGCGCAACGATCCTCACCGACAACGGCACCAATTTCGTCGGGGCTAATCGGGAGCTGCAAGAACTCCGGACCCTATTGCAGTCCGACGACCACCAGGATAGGGTACAGAATTTTCTCGCCGACCGACAAATACAATGGCGTTTTAATCCTCCGAACTCACCACATTTTGGCGGCTTATGGGAAGCCGCAGTTAAATCGTTCAAACGCCATCTCATCCGCGTGGTCGGCACGGAGCTCCTGACCTTTGAACACCTCAACACCCTTGTGATCGAAATTGAGGCCATTCTCAATTCACGCCCACTGACTCCCATCTCATCCGATCCGAAAGATCCCCCTGTCCTCACTCCCGGTCATTTTCTAATCGGTGATACCCTAACCAGTTTACGGGAGCGTGATTTCAGGACAGTTCCATCAGGACGGCTATCCAGTTGGCAGCGCATTCACCAGATTAAGCAGCACTTCTGGAGCCGATGGTATCGAGAATACCTAAACGAGTTAACCCGCCGCAGCAAATGGGACAAGGGCAAACACAACATTCATGAAGGCACCGTAGTAATCCTCAGGGAGGACAACGTGCCCTCTATGCAGTGGCCTTTGGGCCGCGTAATCAAGGTCCATCCAGGAGCCGACGGAATCATCCGGACCGCTACCGTGCAGACGGCAACAAGCATCCTGGACCGCGGCGTCAAAAGACTGGTCCCCTTACCCATCCACCCAGATCCAGACGAGGCCGAACGCCCACACGGAGCGAAGGAGGTCACCAACGACACACCAGACTCCACAGCCAGAATTTGA
- the LOC126876811 gene encoding uncharacterized protein LOC126876811 has protein sequence MNFMTDRLANSLGIRQRRCAIQIGALDNLSTTAKRYTTATITSTDGEYKKTLRFLVIPAISILVPSEPIDPSSLGLPRNIHLADPQFHCPAPIDVLLSTGSTFASLCIGQVNLAQPGEPELRLQKTRFGWVIGGSPTSQTAINTFHATTTALQEDLARFWEIDEGQATTHLSESERLCEEHFRNHVRRTKEGRYIVALPFNEKLSSLGSSKATAMSRLASLHRRFQRDKQYETAYSAVIQEYLDLGHMTKINTVHATDHGYYLPHHGVTKESSDTTKLRVVFDGSASSTTGVSLNDALHTGPKLQEDLRNILLRFRSFQYVLTGDIEKMYRQFLLRPEDRPYQKILWRADNGEIETYRLNTVTFGLSAAPYLAIRCLKQLAEDEGPRFPRAAQILRRDFYVDDALTGADTKDEALSIRNDLTRLLKLAGLNIRKWASNDRDLLRGLPEEDTKQKLHLGESSTLKTLGVFWDSADDTILYSVKTNSDTSRITKRSISSVIAQIYDPLGLLAPVIVRAKMILQQVWTLKVDWDESLPSDVHTAWIKYHTQLPLLNAVRFPRKTILESATKIELHGFCDASERAYGACVYVRTTDRKNNIWTRLLTARSKVAPLKSLSIPRLELSGALILTSLISSIQQALTTKISRIVYWTDSTIVLHWIRSSPHTLKTFVANRVAEIQTKTNISDWRHVPTDDNPADLISRGQTPKEFLCPSIWKNGPRWLLQSESYWPVWSPIPVVDLPEQKKTICLRTSVNDNTLLHRYSSWPRLIRIVARCLRWRHKQHRTAHLTTDELTAAHNRLIKILQSQHFAPEIRILQKNRSEDVGGKLQPLNPFLDEDGLLRVGGRLTNSAIPFSQKHPIILPKSPVTELIIEQEHRNNHHTGTQATLYAMRLRY, from the coding sequence ATGAACTTCATGACCGACAGGCTCGCGAACTCCCTCGGTATAAGGCAAAGGAGATGTGCGATCCAGATCGGAGCCCTCGACAATTTGAGCACCACGGCAAAACGTTACACCACGGCCACCATCACGTCGACGGACGGCGAGTACAAGAAGACATTGAGATTTCTTGTTATCCCGGCCATATCGATCCTCGTACCAAGCGAGCCCATCGATCCCTCGAGTCTGGGATTACCCAGAAATATTCATCTAGCCGATCCACAATTCCATTGCCCAGCCCCGATCGATGTTTTACTTAGTACCGGATCAACATTCGCGTCGCTGTGTATCGGGCAGGTCAATCTGGCACAACCAGGCGAACCTGAACTACGTCTACAAAAAACACGCTTCGGCTGGGTAATCGGGGGGAGTCCCACGTCCCAAACCGCGATAAATACGTTCCACGCAACCACAACGGCTCTGCAAGAGGACCTCGCACGGTTTTGGGAGATCGACGAGGGACAGGCCACTACTCATCTTTCGGAATCGGAACGACTATGTGAAGAACATTTCCGAAACCATGTCCGACGAACCAAGGAAGGCAGATACATCGTTGCATTACCGTTCAACGAAAAGCTTTCCTCACTAGGGTCATCGAAGGCCACTGCAATGAGCAGGCTCGCCTCTCTTCATCGCCGATTCCAACGCGACAAACAATATGAAACGGCGTATAGTGCTGTGAttcaagaatatttagacTTGGGTCACATGACAAAGATCAACACGGTTCACGCCACCGACCACGGATATTATTTACCACATCACGGCGTGACCAAGGAATCGAGCGACACCACCAAGCTACGGGTTGTGTTCGACGGCTCAGCTTCAAGTACCACGGGAGTGTCTCTAAACGACGCCCTTCATACGGGTCCGAAATTACAAGAAGACCTGAGGAACATCCTATTGAGATTCCGGTCATTTCAATATGTCCTTaccggcgacatcgagaagaTGTACCGCCAATTCCTCCTACGTCCAGAAGATCGTCCCTACCAAAAGATTCTGTGGCGTGCCGACAACGGAGAGATCGAAACTTACCGACTCAACACCGTAACGTTCGGTCTATCCGCAGCCCCGTATCTGGCCATCCGATGTCTCAAACAGTTGGCAGAGGACGAGGGACCTCGATTTCCGAGAGCAGCGCAGATCCTACGGCGAGACTTCTATGTCGACGATGCGTTGACCGGAGCCGATACGAAGGACGAAGCCCTATCAATCAGGAATGATCTCACGAGATTACTTAAGCTAGCCGGTCTAAATATCCGCAAATGGGCCTCAAACGATCGGGATCTGCTGAGAGGGCTACCTGAGGAAGACACCAAGCAGAAATTACATCTCGGTGAGTCATCCACGTTAAAAACACTCGGCGTCTTTTGGGATTCAGCCGACGATACCATACTATATTCGGTCAAGACGAACAGTGACACTTCCCGAATCACAAAGCGATCAATCAGCTCAGTCATCGCACAAATATATGATCCACTAGGATTGCTCGCGCCGGTAATCGTTCGAgcaaaaatgattttgcaaCAAGTCTGGACATTGAAGGTAGATTGGGACGAATCCCTTCCGTCAGACGTACACACAGCATGGATCAAATACCACACCCAATTGCCGTTGTTAAATGCGGTAAGGTTCCCTCGGAAGACCATCCTAGAATCCGCAACGAAAATTGAGCTCCACGGATTCTGTGACGCTAGCGAAAGGGCATATGGGGCGTGCGTCTACGTGCGGACGACTGACCGAAAGAACAATATTTGGACTCGACTCCTCACGGCGCGGTCGAAGGTAGCGCCGCTCAAATCGCTCTCCATACCACGTCTCGAATTAAGTGGGGCACTTATTTTGACGTCCTTGATTTCGTCAATACAACAGGCCCTGACGACCAAGATATCGCGGATAGTCTACTGGACTGACTCCACCATCGTACTCCATTGGATCAGGTCTTCGCCGCACACCTTGAAAACATTTGTGGCGAATCGAGTCGCTGAGATACAGACCAAGACCAATATCTCCGACTGGCGTCATGTGCCTACCGACGATAATCCAGCGGATCTCATCTCCCGAGGCCAGACGCCCAAGGAATTCCTATGTCCGTCCATTTGGAAAAACGGGCCAAGGTGGCTCCTGCAAAGCGAAAGCTATTGGCCGGTTTGGAGCCCGATACCGGTAGTCGACCTCCCGGAGCAAAAGAAGACGATCTGTCTGAGGACGAGTGTTAACGACAACACTCTCCTCCATCGCTACTCGTCTTGGCCAAGACTAATAAGAATCGTCGCCCGGTGTCTTCGATGGAGACATAAGCAACACCGAACTGCCCATCTCACCACAGACGAACTGACCGCAGCGCACAACAGGCtaataaaaatcttacaaTCCCAGCATTTCGCGCCTGAAATTCGGATCCTCCAAAAAAATCGAAGCGAGGACGTTGGAGGGAAACTACAGCCATTAAACCCCTTCCTCGACGAAGATGGGCTACTCCGGGTAGGAGGGCGACTAACCAACTCCGCCATACCCTTCAGCCAAAAACACCCGATCATCCTACCGAAATCCCCGGTGACAGAGCTAATTATAGAACAAGAGCACCGGAACAATCATCACACAGGGACCCAAGCTACCCTATACGCGATGAGACTGCGCTATTGA